taggcggggattgaactctagatctcttatacaaccatcagagactttactagttgaactaacTAGAATCCACTTATTACAATAAATTAAGATATCATTGCAATaggttataaaataatttatataaaactaTTACAATGATTTGTTGCAATAAGCTATTGTTTTTTTTGGATGAGATGTTCTGTATGATTTGTCTAGCATATTTGTCACAAGCTCTGTTCTTCGTCTGATTTTtggtatgatatttttttttgagaagctttTTGGTATGATATTAGTTGGTTTAAACTATAGTAAACTGTTGATTCAAAGTTTCTCTTGTTTCTCTTATGATTTTCCACTTCTTTTGATTAGGTTTTTTGGATCTTCTCCTAAACTTCCCGATCTATCTTTAATGGAATATCTCAGAGATATTGAGAACTGTTATCCATATTATTCTCCACTTTATGATGTCAATCATTTTTGTCTTGCCTCATGTATGTGCCTTCATATCTACATTATTAGCAATTCTACTGGTAGATGACTCCTACTTGAAATTTGCTTTTAGGGGTCTACTTTTTATGAAAGTTTCACTCAATTACCATTTAAAATGGGTTATATTTAAATCTCTAcatatcccttttttttttttaatctttttattaactttgtttttatatgAATAGATATTGCTGGTAAGTAGGACATCACAGATGCACCTTCGAATGTGGAAAGCGGCTGTTTCACTTGCTTTGTTTTAGGACATGCTGATGGGCTTGGTCCTCTTTTTGCCACTGGCCATATTGGCTTGGTTCCCCTTCATTTCGGTTTTTCAATCCCAATTGTTGTACAATACTGCTTACAGCCAAGGACattcactacaagaaaaaagacttgTTACAACAAGTAATAttgtaacaacaaaaataattgggttaatatatatactattgcaTCTATGggttgttttttgttgtaatagtaacttaaaattATTACATCAATTAAGATTGTTGCAAGAATTACCTTGTTACATCTAAATGTGTTGTTGTAATAACTAAACCTTATTTTATATTGAAATATGTTGTTGCAATAAGTAACCACTTATTTCACATCAAAATGTATTGTTGTAATAGGTGAAAAAAGAGTTGTTACATGTGTTTGATCGTAAACTCAACATGTTATGtataaatttgtgtttttggacatattaatttaatggagtactttgaattttgtattttttattttgtatctttaatttgttattgtAGTCCCTCAATATAATGTTTAGATTGTCTTATTGTGTGTATATTGCAACACAGGGTAATCGacatattaataataaataaaaaaactcaacctATTGCAATAAGGTTGTTTGTTGTAATAAGCTATGACATATAACAACAAAACCTTTGAAACAGTAAACTATTGCCACAAAGTTATTTGTTGTAATAAAGATGTTATTGCATCAACTTGTTTGTTACAATATGTAGAATTTATTGCAATAAGATCTTTGTGTTGTGTAAACTTATTGCCTCGAAGTTTATTACAACGGCTCGCAACAAATTTTTCAACGTTGCAATAACACCTTATTGCAATGACTTTGTAGTTATTGCAATGATTTTTCCCGTTGTAACAAGcattttttcttgtagtgattaGATTCAAAATATTATAGCTGGAAGCAAAAAGCATGAgtaaatgtttgtttgtttgtttgttttttttttttaagacttggCTTAATAAGGATAGAGAAATACTGTTAAACACACCCTTATgctttataatttattttaactagATGAATTCTTGCATAATGTGTGGTGtaacttattattagttttttccaatatttcaataagtTTTGGTAAGAATCTTGTAGTTTAGCAGGTTGGCaccttttattgtttttaatagagacatccagggttcaaatcccccatCCCaaatattgatatataaaaaaaaaatttcaataaatttctttctaaaaaaattgtaatctttgcaATAGACAATGAGGtgtgaaaagagagaaaaaaaaaaggaaagagaataaATGAGAGAGCTTACCCTGAGAAAGACTGAAGGTGCAAAAAGAAATATTGTTTCCCATGGCTAGAAGAAGATAATATTTATAAGAGTTATGCGCCGTGTAAAAAAGAgactgttttcaattttttatttttggaaaaaaacctataaaaaataagcttcaattttattagaatttttcattgattaaagataattttctattaatcaattttttttttatgttgccaAATActggaaaatgtgaaaaactatctttacagaaaaTTTTCTAGTTAGcgtagttatttaaaaaaaaaaaaaaacatagaaagaCACTAAGAGTAGCGTATGGTGATTTtatcatacatatatatgtgtgtgtttacaaattgaaaattgtatgATATAGTAGCTAATATAGATATGCATGTTTCATGCCtactaaaaaatgcaaatatcctTCAATTATTGATTGTGTGTtaatatatctatttagttttttttttcttttttgttagacattgtttcaattgttgcaaaaacAAGTAAATTTGAGCAAGAataccatatttcaaatcaattgtttctcacataacaaaaaattcaattgtttctcaaataaatcttagaaaatgatattaaaaatttaattggtGAAAATTTTGACCtacttttagtttattttccttttatggtttttcttttataattgataaaataaatccTTATCCTAATAAATCCAGCATCCAAGATAAATCTTGAACTTTTTGAACGacttttttaggaaaattagTTTGCATGAGTATGGTGGTTGCTGTAGAAGAGAAAGGATCCCTCCAGTTGAATCTTTCAATTCTCTCTCAAggacaaatttatttatcactGGTCGAATTATCTCTCTATCCACAAGAACAATCAGAGTccactaattaaaaaatatgtcattcattattgtGTTAGAGAATGATTGGCGATGCATTATTGCATTAGAGAATCATTAAACATAGCTGATATGATCGTTTATGCATTGAATAATTTCTTAGTTTCCTTCATTGCATAGATGGTAagtcactttttttctttggttaaaAAATTTCCATGAAAGTCAAATGTGGGAAACCCATCACTCCACTTTCATCAACAATAATGAACTTTCCTCTTCCtatgttttgatgaattttttttttttgaagaatgaCTTGTTATGTGTGACCTTCAAATTAAgtcaaaaacatttttcattttttggctTGCACGgaaaatcatttatatatatatatatatatatatatatatatttgtaattttgtatgattatatgaataaaaactttcatttctgatggaaaaacattttttattttttatttatttttttaactatttagaAATCTCTATTGGGAAATCATTTTACAATGTGACATggtccttcttttttttcttaggaTCATGTcacattcaaaaattattacccatttgagatttttaaaGTGACATGATCCATGTCTGCATACAGTGTTTCAATTCAAACTTGGAAGTGATTCGAGTTAGAGGTAAGAATGCAAATTTATAACCTGTATGTACTGTGTATCTGGTATgagattattttaatgtttctaTAATTGATTTTGTTCGGCTAAGCtaggaagaaaataaatttttgattcAGTATAGTATGCCAAAAGAGGAACAATGTTATTGGCAAAAACTGGCTTTCCTTGATTGTTTTATTGTCTTTATATTCCAATGGTGCAAAAATAAATTTCCTATCTAAGTTTTAAAGCGTTTTTGAAGATTGAAGTCATATATAATACCAAAGAAATACTAAGACAGACGAAAGAGATACAGAATGCCAGTAGTTTGCTGTGGTCTTAAGAGTTCGTGGGACTGCAAATCCCGAGTACAATCAGATGTGTTTGATCCAAAGGCCAATGGTAATCTAAGCACTATGACAATAAAGAGAGAAAGGTTAAGGCGCTCAAGATACACATCAAATTTCAAAGATATTGTGAGAGACACAGAGAAGCCACTAGGCTGCAGTACAAAATCACTAGGGAGCAGTGAATTTTGCAGTAAGGGCAAAGATAGAGAAAAGGATGATCCAATGTTTTTGGGCAAAGTAAGCCCAGAGACCACTGATAATAGAGGCCACAATTCGGGGCACCATTATAGGCCCATTGAAACCCATGGTGGCTCTATTATCTTTTATGATGGTGGTAGCAGTGATATTCCATCAAGGACATCTATTGAGACAGGTTGTTATTGTTCTTCAAATTTAATTTGCCAGATATGTGGTGAAAAGCTCAGAAAATTGGATGCTATTCGAGCACAACATCTCTCCAAGCCTTCAGGTGAACGCCAATATCCAAAGTTCCATCTCATATATAAGTTTAATGTAATTGTTGTGCCATTGTTTAAGGCCTAATCATGCTTCACTAACTAAATAAAGGACCTtcgataaaaaaaattcctttgttTAATTTAATATGGCACTCATTGTTTTCCTGGTTGATGTCATTGTTACTATCTAGGCTTCATCATTGTTTCACTAGTTGGTTGTTATGTTACATCaagtttatttttcatcatGTCCATACTCCATTTTTAGTTACAAATGATTTTCATATAGGTCATTATCTGCATTCAAATCTTTATTAAATTtgcaattaaaaagaaaagatattttGTTTCCTTCATATAGCTCAATATCCAAACTTAAAAATGGTTTTCATAGAGGTAATtaatttcttcttgttttcataTTGGTGAGAAATGTTTACAAATTTTGAGGTTGCCTAGTTTCTAAAGAGATCTCACAATGTCGTATCTTGTTTGCAGTAATTGAACTTGGTGAAGGAGACTCATCAAGGAAGATAGTAGAATTGATTTGCCAAAAGAGTTGGTTAAAGTCTGAGAACAGTTGCAGGAGGATAGAGAGGGTCTTGAAGGtccacaacacaaaaaaaaccaTTGCTTTGTTTGAAGAATATAGAGAAAAGGTGAAGAGTGAAGCTAGCAAACAAATCAAAACGCATCCACGCTGCCTGGTTGATGGTAATGAGCTTTTGAGGTTCTATGGCACAACTTTTGTGTGCTCTCCTGGCATGAATGGCTCTTCTAGCTTGTGCACTTTGGATAATTGTGGTGTATGTCAAGTTTTAAGACATGGATACTTCACCAAGAAGGAATTCAATGGTGGGTTAGGAGTTTTTACCACTTCCACAAGTAAAAGAGCATTCCAATCTATTGAATTATATGAAGAAGATCAGTCTCTAAGAAAGGCTTTAATACTGTGCAGAGTAGTGGCTGGAAGTGTTCACGGACATTTAAAAAGAACTCTAGAATTGTCTAGTCCAAAGTTCGATTCATTGGATGGGACAATGGGTAGTCATTCGAATATTGAGGAGCTCTATGTACTAAATCCCATAGCTATCCTCCCTTGCTTTGTGGCAATCTACAAACCCTGATTGAGAAGGGATTATGCTAAGTCTAAAGCCTGATGCGCGCGCACACACGTCCGTACACACatgtttttagttgtttttgtgtgtgtgtaattaaCACTGCCCTAAACTAATCCTACACAACGTATATAATTTGTTAGTCATTTTCCAAAGAAATTACAACTAAACTTAGGGTTGGCCCTAAGCCTGGACCACTTATGCCATGGCATAGACCTTGACCctcaaattggtttttttttttcttttttttggtgtgtgtgtggggggggggggggggaaataaatgattgatttttaataaaaagaatatttgaGCTGTACTTTTTTTCCTCCACTTGTAAGAAGGCCCAAAAAATTGAGTGATACTAGAAATGCTACAtatttttgtgataatttagccagagagttagctgcagaacattcaatgcagtggtagcaacttttccttagatatttcttagcttcctTCTGTCTTTTGCTTCcctgatgtttatccttatcaaATATCAACAGAACCCTTCGAAATGTTTCCCTTAAGGGTAGACCAATTCTCTTAAGGGTAGACCAATCCATCTGATCTCTGCCTTATTTAGCCAAGGAGGcactcctcctcggactacCTTCCTGAGTCTTTCCATTAAAAGACTGTTAGTGACGCTTTAATTTGTACCTCTTCCCTGTTATCTCCTCGTCCTCGGATTAATAGACGTCCTTGGCCAAGGCCCATGACTCAATATACACTTATGggccctttatccctacaataCTCATTGTGGAAGTGTCATCAATTACATTTAAAAGCTTTTCATGGTTGCATTTGTAGTAAACTTAgcatttttccaaaaacaaattctGGATTAATAGAAATTCGACCCAAATTAATAACATTAAGTGAATTGACTATTAAGACTTTAAGAGTAAgaataatgaattttaaaaaatagaatattaactaaatattatttaaattcttctaaaaaaaaatacatattatttaaatataaaaatgttaatttaaaGTTATTAAGTTTTACCGCAAACTGTATTTAGCGGCATTGACTGAACTATTACCAAGGAatgcttatttttaattttaattttttgtcaacCAGGAATAATAATATTTGTTAGCCAGCATTTACATTTACAaggtttttcattctttttttgcCTGTAATTTGCCTTGAAATTTTGATCTAACTTTAGCACATTTGCACTTCAACTTGGAGAACACTAGAAAGTGTGATTTATCGTTTGACTGACAATATTCAGAGAGCGTCTTTGGTTCATCTAGCGAATCATAGATACAACGTTAttttatcttctcttttttcctctaCATAAATTGTGGGGGGACGAGGGTCTAAAGCTGTTAAATCCAATGGACAAGGGATTTTCCGAGGATGTAAACCTCGTGAAGATTCCTTAAAGAAGAGCTTATGCGGCTTGTAGAGGAGGTAAGCTATTGCATATAACGAAGGCTCCGAGGACTCCCACCTCACCTTAGGGGGATGAGGACCCATGGTAAGGGGAGCACAGTGCAGCCTGGAAAGAGAGTTGAGTGACCTAGCActgaaccaaaaaaagaagaaagaagagggaCACAAAAGCCATCCCTTTCGCATTAAATGCATTGCTTGCCTGTCTgcattaatagggaagtgaCCTGGAACAGTGACCACACAACTAAAAGTTCAGTGTATAGGCCTGCTAGTGAGCCTTTGATGGAACAAGTATCAAGGGAGTGAAATCCTAATCCTCCAAATGTAGAGTCCAAATGCATTCTGGCTAACTACATAAAGCCAAAAAATGTCTGGATTAGGGAGGTGAAAGGAGAGATAGAAAAAGGGAAATAGGAGAGAAAGAGGGGGGAACAAGAGGTGAATTGGCCAACTGTAAAGCTCCTCCTCGGACTAAATCCGAGGATAAACACTTAACCAATATAGGGTTTTCTTGCTTTCTTCAATTTGAAATCCACATACTATAAACTGAACTGTTCATTATTTGCTGTGTAGGAGTCGGGTACTAAAAGGGTGATCTTGCTTTCCACCTCTAAAAATATATTGTGTGCGCAAAAATAACACATCAGCATCCATGTGGTTTCTTTTCAGGTGCTATTTTTGTCTGCCACATAAATCATAAAgacaacattttaatattattattttttgatcaatctatttgtacataaaaataatattttatttcttgtgttttatttatttattattattattattatttcttgtttctttcactcattacaaatattaaaatattagcACATGTATATAGAGTATGATTACACATATACATGGTATTTCCTGTCTCACTTTTAAGTGGCcaagtaaaaatataatattgcaTTTCTTGTTGGTTTCACTccccaaaaatattaaaatatatcaacatgtGTATATCGAGAATGAATTAACACACATATACATGGTATTTCCTGTGTAACATGTAATGTAAGTGGCCAACTAATACGTGCGtagcaaaatcaattttatttcttcttatctttaaaatataaaccTCAAATGCTAATAGACAGCAGGTCCAGGCCCATTGAAGCCTTTGGTAGTTATAGGAAATTTATTCTTAATTATGATTTggtatattcacaacattttatttttaagtactAAAATATCGATTGGATTGGGTTTTTGCTTGCCCACAATTTTAGTGTAATTCTTGGGGAATGGGAAATAGTGTACATATCCCACTATTTTCCCCCTGTTAAAACTGTATTGGTCTATAAATCTGGGGCTTTTTTCCCCCCTCCTAATGAGACCTCTAATCAATATTGGCCTAAATGGTCTAACCCGAGAACCTGCCTTGAAAGGGTTAGAGCCTTAGAGGGTGTTTTACCACTTCCATGAGTAAGAGAGTCTATCCATTTAATTATATGAACAACACAATTCTTTAAGAAAGACTTTAATAGTTGGCACAACAattaatgaatttatattt
The sequence above is drawn from the Castanea sativa cultivar Marrone di Chiusa Pesio chromosome 5, ASM4071231v1 genome and encodes:
- the LOC142635729 gene encoding uncharacterized protein LOC142635729; amino-acid sequence: MPVVCCGLKSSWDCKSRVQSDVFDPKANGNLSTMTIKRERLRRSRYTSNFKDIVRDTEKPLGCSTKSLGSSEFCSKGKDREKDDPMFLGKVSPETTDNRGHNSGHHYRPIETHGGSIIFYDGGSSDIPSRTSIETGCYCSSNLICQICGEKLRKLDAIRAQHLSKPSVIELGEGDSSRKIVELICQKSWLKSENSCRRIERVLKVHNTKKTIALFEEYREKVKSEASKQIKTHPRCLVDGNELLRFYGTTFVCSPGMNGSSSLCTLDNCGVCQVLRHGYFTKKEFNGGLGVFTTSTSKRAFQSIELYEEDQSLRKALILCRVVAGSVHGHLKRTLELSSPKFDSLDGTMGSHSNIEELYVLNPIAILPCFVAIYKP